In Feifania hominis, the following are encoded in one genomic region:
- a CDS encoding efflux RND transporter periplasmic adaptor subunit, giving the protein MKLFTKPSNDPGNKTDKPRKKRRFLTLKTLLAAAAILTAAAFAVNHFFFSAQGGANISYQDVTVQRRDISVTLSGTGTVEPVNQYEVVSLAKGEVLECGFEEGDEVEAGDLLYRIDTTDVENSIEKSELSLEKSQMSYDETLKSRENLNVSSDTSGIVQQLYVSVGDSVQTGAKIADLIDSSSMTITAAFNSADAEQFYVGQSAEVTVDNSFETLTGTVTKISAVATVSNGYMMTRDVTVEVENPGALTTSTSASVSIAGAACNTGGTFAYKSQTTVTAKTSGEVAAILAQEGDRVLAGETIVRLESSSIDTQIKSSELSLRDAELSLENSISQMDNYNITSPISGTVIEKNFKVGDTVESSNTAMVVIYDLSSLVFEMKIDELDIGSIQVGQSVNITADALTGVQFSGTVDKINIRGTTQNGVTTYPVTVVIDDPQDLLPGMNVTAEIVVESSENVLSVPVSAVSRGNRVLVKGDAPASEDSAQGSDRKNTGNDAPDGYYYATVELGINDDDYIEIKSGLEEGDTVGVAVVETTNSKTDSSTTGMGGMGGGMPSGGGMPSGGGGMPGGGGPGGGF; this is encoded by the coding sequence TTGAAACTGTTTACAAAGCCGTCGAACGATCCGGGCAACAAAACCGATAAGCCCCGTAAAAAGCGGCGTTTTTTGACTCTCAAAACGCTGCTCGCGGCAGCCGCGATTCTCACGGCGGCCGCCTTTGCCGTCAACCACTTCTTCTTTTCCGCACAGGGCGGCGCGAACATCTCCTATCAGGATGTGACGGTACAGCGGCGCGACATTTCGGTGACGCTCAGTGGTACGGGCACGGTGGAGCCGGTCAACCAGTATGAGGTCGTGTCTCTGGCCAAGGGCGAGGTGCTCGAATGCGGCTTTGAGGAGGGCGACGAGGTCGAGGCGGGCGACCTGCTCTACCGAATCGACACAACCGATGTGGAAAACAGCATTGAGAAGTCGGAGCTCTCTCTGGAAAAGAGTCAGATGAGCTACGATGAGACGCTCAAGAGCCGGGAGAATTTAAACGTGAGCTCCGACACGTCGGGAATCGTGCAGCAGCTCTATGTCAGCGTGGGCGACAGCGTGCAGACAGGCGCCAAGATCGCCGATCTGATCGACAGCAGCTCCATGACAATTACGGCGGCATTCAACAGCGCTGACGCCGAGCAGTTCTACGTCGGCCAGAGCGCCGAAGTGACGGTGGACAACAGCTTTGAAACTCTCACTGGAACGGTGACGAAGATCTCCGCCGTGGCTACAGTCTCCAATGGCTACATGATGACAAGGGACGTCACAGTGGAAGTGGAAAATCCAGGGGCGCTGACCACCTCGACGAGCGCCTCGGTGAGCATTGCGGGCGCAGCCTGCAACACGGGAGGGACTTTTGCCTACAAGTCTCAGACAACGGTCACGGCAAAGACTTCTGGCGAGGTGGCCGCCATTCTGGCACAGGAGGGAGACCGGGTTCTCGCGGGTGAGACCATCGTCCGCCTCGAGAGCAGCAGCATCGACACCCAGATCAAATCAAGCGAGCTCTCTCTTCGTGATGCGGAGCTGTCGCTTGAGAACTCCATCAGTCAGATGGACAACTACAACATCACGTCGCCCATCTCAGGAACGGTCATTGAGAAGAACTTCAAGGTGGGCGACACTGTCGAGTCGAGCAACACCGCAATGGTGGTCATCTACGATCTGTCTAGCCTTGTGTTTGAGATGAAAATCGACGAGCTCGACATCGGCTCCATCCAGGTGGGGCAGAGTGTCAACATTACGGCCGATGCCCTCACAGGCGTGCAGTTTTCCGGAACGGTCGATAAGATTAACATCAGAGGAACCACGCAGAACGGCGTCACCACCTATCCGGTCACGGTTGTCATCGACGATCCGCAGGATCTGCTGCCGGGTATGAATGTCACGGCGGAGATTGTCGTCGAGTCGAGTGAAAATGTTCTCAGCGTGCCGGTTTCCGCTGTGTCCCGGGGCAATAGGGTTCTGGTGAAAGGCGATGCGCCCGCGTCGGAGGACAGCGCGCAGGGCAGCGACCGGAAAAATACTGGAAACGATGCGCCGGACGGCTACTACTACGCCACCGTGGAGCTCGGTATCAACGACGACGACTACATTGAAATCAAGAGTGGATTGGAAGAGGGAGACACGGTGGGAGTTGCCGTTGTCGAGACCACCAACTCCAAAACCGACAGCAGTACCACCGGTATGGGTGGAATGGGCGGCGGTATGCCATCCGGCGGAGGCATGCCGTCCGGCGGCGGAGGCATGCCGGGCGGAGGCGGCCCGGGAGGTGGCTTCTGA
- a CDS encoding aminopeptidase has translation MPDKRWDRLGESLVNYSLEIKPGQKLMIAMYEVETYPLALAVYKHCIKAGGFPQIQFMSEALKHQVLKYGNEEQKSWVPEIEAYGMEWADCYIALRGAFNLNECYDIPNADIAKYQKAMGIISSLRWQKTRWALVRVPNERFAQQAGVDYEKIMDMFFDACFIDWPKKYEEEMKIAKVLEKGEWIRITGNKTDLKFCVKGNEWHPSKNTGNIPDGEIEVSPYADTVDGTIFFEFPATLGGRVIHNLQLTFETGKLVKVEADDNLDYVKTVLATDEGASKIGEFAFGTNPFIDVCTTDILIDEKMGGTIHIAMGRPYDRKYTSAIHWDIIKDTRTNSKIYLDDKLIFENGKFLIP, from the coding sequence ATGCCTGACAAGAGATGGGACCGCCTGGGCGAGTCCCTGGTCAATTATTCTTTGGAGATCAAACCCGGCCAGAAGCTGATGATTGCCATGTACGAGGTGGAGACCTACCCGTTGGCGCTCGCAGTCTACAAGCACTGCATCAAGGCGGGGGGCTTCCCGCAGATTCAGTTCATGAGCGAGGCGCTCAAACACCAGGTTCTCAAATACGGCAATGAGGAGCAGAAGAGCTGGGTGCCCGAGATCGAGGCCTACGGTATGGAGTGGGCCGACTGCTACATCGCGCTGCGCGGGGCGTTCAATCTCAATGAGTGCTATGACATTCCGAATGCCGACATTGCCAAGTATCAGAAGGCGATGGGGATCATCTCGTCTCTGCGCTGGCAGAAGACCCGCTGGGCGCTTGTGCGCGTGCCGAACGAGCGCTTTGCCCAGCAGGCCGGCGTCGACTATGAGAAGATCATGGATATGTTCTTTGACGCCTGCTTCATCGACTGGCCGAAGAAGTACGAAGAGGAGATGAAGATCGCCAAGGTTCTTGAGAAAGGCGAATGGATTCGCATCACCGGCAACAAGACCGATCTGAAGTTCTGCGTCAAGGGCAACGAGTGGCACCCGAGCAAGAACACCGGCAACATTCCGGACGGTGAGATCGAGGTTTCCCCGTATGCCGACACGGTCGACGGGACCATCTTCTTTGAGTTCCCGGCCACACTCGGCGGCCGCGTCATCCACAATCTGCAGCTGACCTTTGAGACCGGAAAGCTCGTCAAGGTTGAGGCGGACGACAACCTCGACTATGTCAAGACCGTTCTCGCGACCGACGAGGGCGCCTCCAAGATCGGCGAGTTTGCCTTTGGAACCAACCCGTTCATCGATGTGTGCACGACGGACATTCTCATCGACGAGAAGATGGGCGGCACCATCCACATCGCCATGGGCCGTCCCTATGACCGCAAATACACCTCGGCCATCCACTGGGACATCATCAAGGACACTCGCACCAACAGCAAGATTTACCTCGACGACAAGCTGATCTTCGAGAACGGCAAATTCCTCATTCCCTAA